The Diaminobutyricimonas aerilata nucleotide sequence GCCGCGCACGAGCCCGTCGGTGGGCTTCAGCGCGATGGCGCGGACGAGGTCGTCACCCAGATGCTGGGCGACCTCGAGCACGAGGCGCGTGCTCTGCTCGCCGATCGTGATCGTCGTCTCGAGCGCGTTGTAGATCTCGGGGATCGAGTCGTGAGGGAACTCGATGTCGACGACCGGTCCGGTGACGCGTGCGATGCGTCCGACGCCGGTCGTGGCCGACGCCTCGGGCGTCGTGACGGGGACTGTCGTGCTCATGGCTTCCCTTTTCTCCTGGTTAGTGCTTCGCCGAGGCCAGGGCGTCCGCGCCGCCCACGATCTCGGAAATCTGCTGCGTGATCTCGGCCTGGCGCGCGTTGTTCGCCAACCGGGTGTAGTCGAGGATGAGCTTGTCGGCATTGTCGCTCGCCGACTTCATCGCCTTCTGGGTGGCGGCGTGCTTCGCGGCCGCCGACTGGAGCATCGCGTTGAAGATGCGGCTCTCGATGTAGACCGGGAGCAGCGCATCCAGCACGTCGCCGACCTCGGGCTCGAACTCGTAGAGCGGCAGGATCTCGTCGCCGGGCTCGTCCACGCCCTCCACCACTTCGAGCGGAAGCAGGCGCACCGTCTCCGGCACCTGCGAGATCATGCTCACGAAGCGGTTGTAGACGATGTGGATCTCGTCCACGCCGCCCTCGTCGGTGGGCTGGATGAAGCGCTCGACGAGCGCCTGACCGATCTCCCGGGCCGTCTCGACGTCGGGGTTGTCGGTGCCGCCGGTCCACTGCCGCTCGGAGTCGCGCTTGCGGAAGGTGAAGTACCCCACCGCCTTGCGCCCGATGAGGTAGTGGATGACCTCTTTGCCCTCGGCCTCGAGCCGCGCCCGCAGTTCGCCCGCCTCGCGGATGACCTGCGAGTTGAACGCTCCGGCGAGGCCGCGGTCGGAGGTGAACAGCACGATCGCCGCGCGACGCGGGTTCTCGGGCTCGGTGGTGAGGATGTGGTCCACGTTCGAGAAGGTCGCGACGGCCGAGACCGCGCGCGTCACCGCCCGCGAGTACGGAGTCGAGGCGGCGACGCGCTGCTGCGCCTTCTGGATGCGCGACGCCGAGATCAGCTCCATGGCGCGGGTGATCTTCTTGGTCGTCTGGGCAGAACGGATCTTCTGCCGGTAGACCCGGAGTTGCGCTCCCATGTCGTTACTTTCCCTCTAGCTGGAACTCGTCGGCCGCGTTCAGCGACGGCCCTTGACGATCTTTTCCTGGTTGATGTCCTCGTCGGCGAGCTCTTCGAACTGCTCCTTGCCCGGGCCGCTCAGCGAGGAGCCGTCGCCGGTCTGGAACTCGAGCTTGAACTCGTCGATCTTCTTGTCGAGGGCGGCGACGGTGTCGTCGTCGAGCACGTTGGTCTCGCGCAGGGTGCTGAGGATCTCGGTGTTGCGACCGAGGTAGTCCAGCAGCTCACGCTCGAAGCGCAGGATGTCTTCGACGGGCACCTCGTCGAGCTTGCCGTTGGTGCCGGCCCAGATCGAGACGACCTGCTCCTCCACCGGGTACGGCGAGTACTGCGGCTGCTTGAGCAGCTCGGTCAGACGCGCACCACGGGCCAGCTGGCGACGGCTCGTCGCGTCGAGGTCCGACGCGAACATCGCGAAGGCCTCGAGCGAGCGGTACTGCGACAGCTCGAGCTTGAGCGTTCCGGAGACCTTCTTGATCGACTTCACCTGGGCGTCACCACCGACGCGCGACACCGAGATGCCGACGTCGACCGCGGGACGCTGGTTCGCGTTGAACAGGTCGGACTGCAGGAAGATCTGCCCGTCGGTGATCGAGATCACGTTGGTCGGGATGTACGCCGAGACGTCGTTCGCCTTGGTCTCGATGATCGGGAGTCCGGTCATCGATCCGGCACCGAGCT carries:
- a CDS encoding F0F1 ATP synthase subunit gamma, with product MGAQLRVYRQKIRSAQTTKKITRAMELISASRIQKAQQRVAASTPYSRAVTRAVSAVATFSNVDHILTTEPENPRRAAIVLFTSDRGLAGAFNSQVIREAGELRARLEAEGKEVIHYLIGRKAVGYFTFRKRDSERQWTGGTDNPDVETAREIGQALVERFIQPTDEGGVDEIHIVYNRFVSMISQVPETVRLLPLEVVEGVDEPGDEILPLYEFEPEVGDVLDALLPVYIESRIFNAMLQSAAAKHAATQKAMKSASDNADKLILDYTRLANNARQAEITQQISEIVGGADALASAKH